From the Daucus carota subsp. sativus chromosome 8, DH1 v3.0, whole genome shotgun sequence genome, one window contains:
- the LOC108197904 gene encoding uncharacterized protein LOC108197904 encodes MGANYPSALKRLWTWAKDALSDGQTVSFELSEEAFGSTKKRAIFVSDIHAVCSGGEMLGSVICIYMNCLNDYVQKHKMANLIAFVDPSTIGALGCGNVAQRSRALALRFKDARKGQCFLMPKHWTLTVANPEAEIVYHMDPLKLRIANGEWVEVVDNAIKFYKEDQKKAVKKEIVWENMAGVPVQAGTKDCGLFVMRYMKKIVQDKDLDFANKWMRRSNLAYTQDDISEIKIEFAKYFMKRYAS; translated from the exons ATGGGTGCAAATTATCCATCGGCATTGAAACGTTTGTGGACCTGGGCAAAAGACGCCTTGAGTGATGGTCAAACAGTTTCTTTTGAGCTAAGCGAAGAGGCTTTTGGATCTACGAAGAAGCGAGCCATTTTCGTATCTGATATACACGCGGTATGCTCTGGAGGGGAAATGTTAGGGTCTGTCATTTGCATTTATATGAA TTGCTTGAATGACTATGTGCAAAAACATAAAATGGCCAACTTGATAGCATTCGTAGATCCAAGCACGATTGGTGCTCTTGGCTGTGGAAATGTTGCTCAGAGATCGCGAGCACTTGCTTTGCGATTTAAGGATGCTAGGAAAGGCCAATGCTTTCTCATGCC GAAACACTGGACATTGACGGTTGCCAATCCCGAGGCAGAGATTGTCTATCACATGGACCCTCTGAAACTACGCATTGCCAATGGCGAATGGGTAGAGGTTGTTGATAA TGCCATCAAGTTTTATAAAGAGGATCAGAAGAAGGCTGTTAAGAAAGAAATTGTATGGGAGAACATGGCG GGAGTTCCGGTGCAGGCAGGGACTAAAGATTGTGGCCTCTTTGTTATGAGGTACATGAAAAAAATAGTTCAGGACAAGGATCTTGACTTCGCAAATAAG TGGATGCGTAGGAGCAACTTGGCGTATACACAAGATGACATTAGCGAAATCAAGATTGAATTCgctaaatattttatgaaacgTTATGCATCTTAG